The Ranitomeya imitator isolate aRanImi1 chromosome 3, aRanImi1.pri, whole genome shotgun sequence genome has a window encoding:
- the LOC138671612 gene encoding uncharacterized protein has product MAYDLNTREALWNSQSGDIFLDTPVNEGSDFNKLTRELMDTHKTITKIWWNVRTLEQYLKLSIFPRGLRVQIFPAWEVTPVFKSIWEAGLAQCSRIMLNLLLQHDNETLSTLKQKIKNLEAQLSTYDPITQVQPFQKNLKDTITKFEQEIMTGKKTKLQRDKQDYEKEQSERFFFFFSLRHKRHGRRTRRGKRNKKKQATTLSAHARAEEEQQAPEITNNQLQIINLSTYTLSEAERKIVLKALHHKPELFPDSTATVDRRVFHDLLELLNENDDTAVGFLDLRLIRQNDIIYTDLFRKNTAANGLLDFKSFHPHHLKKNLPTGQFHRIRRNCTLQSDFCSQAKALSTRLQARGYPRSIIKNALQQTKSIPRTQLLKPRNRKVDNELRYITTFHNHWKEVSELFRRHWNILKTDPKVTDLVPERPLITARRAPNLRDSLSRSHFIKPTLKLGRGCTLRGMYPCGECNICSLVSRGSCFANPLDGTEYNLKDYMNCKTSNVIYALTCSCPKTYVGQTSQELRKRVQQHISNINCAKQDISKGKMVSTVAMHFLQVHSSNTRDLRVTGLQKIPPNIRRRDRQGELLRLEARWIYQLGSISPGGLNEDLLYTGFLLP; this is encoded by the exons ATGGCTTATGATCTCAACACCCGGGAGGCCTTATGGAACAGTCAGAGTGGGGATATTTTTCTTGATACACCAGTAAATGAAGGTTCGGATTTTAATAAACTTACCCGAGAACTCATGGACACACATAAAACCATCACAAAAATCTGGTGGAATGTTCGAACTTTAGAACAGTATCTAAAATTATCCATTTTTCCTCGAGGATTGAGGGTGCAAATTTTTCCGGCCTGGGAAGTCACTCCGGTTTTTAAAAGCATCTGGGAGGCAGGCCTGGCACAGTGCTCAAGAATCATGCTTAATCTGTTATTACAACATGATAATGAGACGTTATCAACACTTAAACAAAAAATAAAGAATCTGGAGGCACAACTGTCGACCTATGACCCTATAACACAAGTACAGCCTTTTCAAAAAAATCTAAAGGACACGATTACGAAATTTGAGCAGGAGATCATGACAGGAAAGAAAACTAAATTACAACGGGATAAACAGGATTATGAAAAGG AGCAGtctgagcgatttttttttttttttagcctcagACACAAGCGACACGGACGGAGGACAAGGCGGGGAAAGAGAAATAAGAAAAAACAGGCGACCACGCTATCAGCCCATGCTAGGGCAGAAGAAGAGCAGCAGGCGCCAGAAATAACTAATAACCAGCTCCAAATCATTAACCTATCCACATATACTTTGTCTGAGGCAGAGAG AAAAATTGTCTTGAAAGCATTACATCATAAACCAGAACTTTTTCCGGACTCCACAGCGACAGTAGATAGACGGGTTTTTCACGATCTCCTGGAACTCCTGAATGAAAACGATGACACTGCAG TGGGATTTCTAGATCTAAGACTCATCCGTCAAAATGACATCATATATACAGACCTGTTCCGGAAAAACACGGCAGCTAATGGATTATTGGATTTTAAAAGTTTCCATCCTCATCATCTGAAGAAAAATTTACCTACTGGTCAATTTCACAGAATCCGGAGGAACTGTACCCTACAGAGTGATTTTTGCTCTCAAGCTAAGGCCCTCTCAACGCGTCTGCAGGCAAGAGGTTATCCGAGATCGATTATAAAAAATGCCCTACAGCAAACTAAATCTATCCCAAGGACACAACTGTTAAAACCGAGAAACAGGAAAGTGGATAACGAACTCAGGTATATAACTACATTCCACAATCATTGGAAGGAAGTCTCCGAATTATTCAGGAGACACTGGAACATCTTGAAAACAGACCCTAAGGTGACAGACCTTGTACCAGAGCGCCCTCTAATTACAGCTAGGAGGGCACCAAATTTACGAGACTCCCTCTCAAGGAGCCACTTTATTAAACCAACTTTGAAACTGGGCAGGGGATGTACCCTCAGAGGTATGTATCCATGCGGGGAATGCAATATTTGCTCGTTGGTAAGCAGGGGCTCCTGCTTTGCCAATCCCCTAGATGGGACTGAGTATAATCTAAAGGACTATATGAACTGTAAAACATCTAATGTGATCTATGCTTTGACATGCTCTTGCCCCAAGACCTATGTAGGACAGACTTCCCAGGAGCTTCGCAAAAGAGTACAACAGCATATCTCTAATATTAATTGCGCCAAACAAGATATATCCAAAGGCAAAATGGTTTCCACAGTAGCCATGCATTTTTTGCAGGTTCATTCTAGCAATACTCGGGATCTGCGGGTTACCGGCCTGCAGAAAATTCCACCAAATATCCGCAGAAGGGACAGACAGGGGGAATTGCTCAGACTAGAGGCCCGCTGGATATACCAGTTGGGATCAATATCACCAGGGGGCCTCAATGAGGATCTCCTCTATACAGGATTCCTTCTGCCCTAG